The Bradyrhizobium sp. B097 genome contains the following window.
GCTGCCGGCGGCCGGGCCCGGGCCGTAATTGTGCAGGTAGCTGATGTGGTAGGGCAGGCCCCAATGCGCGTGGTGGTGATGCCGGTGGTGGCGCGGGGTGGCCGAGAGGTCGGCCGCTGCAGCCGGGGTGAGGGCCGGGATGGTCAGGGAAACGGTCACGGCGAGGGCGGCGAAAAGCTTGGTCTTGGTCATTGGCGGCCTCCTGGCATTCACGCTGGAATCGGCTTGCGCAGCCGGTCCAAGATCCTCTGGCGCTTCATTTAACCCGGAATCCGGCCAAAAGCTGCGGGAAATCAGCCACAGCGCGCCAAATTCCGCCTTTTTGGGGATGCTTAACGGATTGCCAACACAGTCCGGCCAGAGTCTTGCGGTCAGGTCCGCCCGGGCCGCCTCTCCCTCGGTTTAGAACATTCCATGCGCATCACGCCCCTTGTCGCTTTGCTGCTCTCGGTTCTGGCGGTCACGCCAGCGGGGGCCGTTTTGCACATCACGCGCGACCATGGCGGCTATGTCGAGGAGTACAAGGCCAAGTACAAGCAGATCCGCGACCGCCGCGAGCGCGTCGTGATCGACGGCATCTGCAATTCGGCCTGCACGCTGGTGTTCGGCATCGTGCCGCTGAACAAGATCTGCGTGACGCCGAAGGCCAGCATCGGCTTCCACCAGGCCTATTACGACAAGGCCTTCACCTTCGGCATCAAGGTCACCAGCCTCGAGGGGACCTCCGACCTGATGTCCTACTATCCGGACACGGTGAAGGACTGGATCCGCCGCAACGGCGGGCTCACCACCGAGATGAAGAAGATCAAGAACGGCGTCGATCTCTGGAAGATCGTCGATCCCTGTCCGGAAGAGTGGTAGGCGCGGACGCTCGCGCGCTCCGGACCTTCTTCCAGCGCGGCTTTGCCCGCTTGCCGCATGCGGCCAATGCCCGCGACCCGAAACCCTGCGGTCAGAATTCGGAGCCGGCAACACTGGCCATTCGTTTCGCTCATGATGCGTTCATCCTCATGATGCGATGGTTCCGAGCAGCGAGAGCGAGCCTCACCGCCGGAACGGACCGGCCTCAGCTCGCCCGCGCAGGAGGTTGTGATGGCAACCAGGTCCAATCTTTCGAAGGCTGAACTCGCCCGCGGCGTTGCCGGCGCCGCATCAGCGTTGGTGCTGAGCGCGCTCGTCCTGTTCGTCGCCGCACATCACCTGAGCGGCGGGTAAACCGGGCGGCGGGTCCACCAAGCCTGTCATGAAAACAGGAAGGTCCCGATCAGGAGGCCGGCCGCAAATGCCCAGAGTCCGAGGGTGCAGGCCGAGATGACCCGAACGAGATTGCGCAGATCCACGTCCTGCCAGCTGCTGTGGGATCGATACGTCAATTGCAGGCACCCCCTGCGGCGGCCGCCTTTGCGTCCTGGTTCCGCAGCCTGTTCCCGATACGTGCCCAAATGAAGGCAACCGGTGGTGGCGCCTGATCACGCATTTGCGAGGTGCGGCCTTAAGCGTCCGATATCGCCTTCCGGCGGCCGCAACGACGGTCCGTACCCAGGTCTCCCTGGCTATCTCGACCGGGGCGTCCGCTGGACACCGGCCTTGTCGTCGTTCGGTTCTACCACCTCGAATCTGGACCGGCTGAAGCGGCCTAATCCGCTGAGCTCGTAGTAACCGTCACGTTCGCTATCCCCCGTCACGTCGTAGACGCGCCCGAGCGAGAGCGTGTCCCGCTGCAACGTGTTGTCGACGCAGCGAACGCGAGAAATCCTGCCGGATTCGACCACGGGCCTATCCTGAATTGTTGTCTGGTTCGGTGAGGTGCCAGCTCGCAGTTTGCCATCGCGATCGCTGACCCGCTCGCACGCGGCACGTCCGATGGCTTGAAAACGCCTGTGTTGGGCGAGCGTTCCTAACTTCGGAGGCTGCGTCGGTGTGCGTCACGCCGCAAAGGCCGAACCGCCGCCTTGCACGATGTCGCTGAGATATTTCGCCGGCGGCTTGCCGAGCGCCTTCTTGAACGCGATGGCGGATGCCCGTCGGTTGTATGCGATGAAGCCGCGCGCTACAGAGACGCGTGGCAAGCAAGAGCCTGGGGAAAGTGCCGTTGAGGATATCCACCAATACGCGCATCGTGATCGGATCGACGCTTTTTGCGCTGGCGTCGAGTGCATTGCTCTATCTGGTTCCGGCAAGCCCGATCGACCGACAACTGCTGCGCGGCACCTTTCACTTTTATCAGGGGCACGCGTTTCTCGTGCCCGTCAAATACGTGGATGGCGAGATCAAGACTGCCCGGCTGTATGAAGACGATAGGCTGCTCGGCCCGGCGAATAGCACCCAGCAAGAGATCATCGACAAGGGCGCCGGCCGATTTGGACTTTACCGGGATCGCTGGGGCTATTTCGGACTGGCCTTGATGTTCTCGACAAGCGACAATACCGACCCGAACACGAACGGCAGGAAGTATCACCTCAGATGACGATCGGCGCCATGCGACGGTCGAATCGAGACCCGCGCGGGTCACATGAAGCCCGGATTGCGCGGCAGATACTGGCTCCAATTGCCGAATTCTCGCGACGACATCAGCAGCATCGGACACTTGATCCGCATTCCGTGCGCCATTGCGGCATCAAGCGCCGCCTTGCTCGCACCGGGCAGGAATGCCGATATCCGTGACGCGCCGCTCCCGGCCGCCAGGTACAACGCTGTTCTCAAGGCCGGAGCGACCGCGTTCGGCTCCATGACCGCGAGCGGTCCGATATGACCACCGGCGTCCACATAGGCATAGCCGATCCAGTCGTTTCCATCGTGGAGATTGAACCCGGTCGCCGCGCCCTCATGGAGCAGATAGCGATGATGCTTTTCGCGCGAGACACCAAGGGTCCGCTGGTCTGCCTGCGCGAGGCGGCGCAGGGTCGAGGCCTCCGGCTTGAGCGGTGTGACGTCGTATTGGGGACCGTGCAAATGACCGATCAACTGGTCGCGCGATGCACTGACACTGTAGATAGGGAATCGCGGAAGCAGTCCGTGACGGATGTAGAGCCCCTGCGATACCGTGTTGAAGCTGAAGGTGATGAGCACCCTGTTGGACGCGCCCGATTTCCCGGCGTGCTCGATGGTCCGCTTGATCAGTTCGTTGCCGATGCTCCGCCCCTGCTGATCGGGCGACACGAACAGCTGCGCCAGAAACCACATGTCGCCGCAGACCCAGCTCCAGGCGAAGCCGAGGATCCGCTCGTTCTCCTCCGCCACCCAGAGACCATCGGGATCGTCCCTCATGCAAAACAACTGGAAATTGGGTGGAGACGACACCGCCATCGAGCCGAAGCCGTGCCGTTCCGTGAGATCGTTGATGCTGGAGACGACGAGGGCGTCGGCGAATTCCAGATCCTGCGCGCGTGCCGGCCGGCAAGCCACTGACATGGGCAACTCCGTTGGTGGCCGGATGATGGTCAAAACCTCGTCGTGCCGGGATCGAGCCCGAGCGCCAGCCGGCCGGCGGTGATGTAATTGTTCGGACTCATCGCGATATGCTTCGCCGCGGCGCGGACATCGCCGACCGCACGCTCCAGGGTGCAGGTCTCGAAGATGGCGACGGCGCCTGCGCTGGCGGCCAGCATCTCGGTGATGGACGTCGCAGTCTCCGCCGCATGTGCGTTGGCGATCCGAATGTCTGCGCGTGCCTCCACCAGCCGTTGGTCGCCCGTGTCGGTTGCGGCCATCAACTCGGTCATGGCATCGATCAGAAGCGCGCGGCCGGCGCGAAGCATCGCCCTGGTCCGCCCGACCGTCGCCTGAACGATCTCGCGATCGCGGAGCGCGGCCCGATTTCCGGAGCGGCCTTTGGCGAGCTCCGTGAACGAGGTCATGGCGCCGGACGCGATGCCGAGCGGCACCCCGCAGATGCTCCACGCGAACACCGATGACGGTGGCATGCGATAGAGCAGTCCGGGCTGGGTCGGTTGCAGCCCGAGAAAAGGATGAGCGTGAGCGGCCGGCACGAAGATATCCCGCGCCTCGAAATCGCAACTGCCGGTGCCGCGCAGCCCGGATACATGCCAGTTGTCGAGGATGGTCACATCCGCCCGCCCGAGATAGCAGCAGAGAAGCGGCGAAGCCGGATCGTCGGGCCTGACGCTGGCCAGCACCATGAAGCGCGTCGCGTGATGGGCGCCGCTGCCGAACGGCCAGCGCCCGGAAACGCGATAGCCGTCTGCGACGGCGGTTGCCGTGCCGACCGCGCCGGTCGCGCTTGCGACAAAGGCGCGCGGGTCGGCATACCACTCACGTGCGACGGCCTCATCGAGGTAGCCGCCGATCCGGCTCATGCCGGCGCCATTGCCGACCAGCCAGCCGACGGAGCCATCGAGCGCCGAGGCGGCTTCAACGACGCGCATGAACGCGAAGGGAGACAGTTCGGGTCCGCCGAGCGCTTGCGGCAGCCACAGGCGGAACAGGCCGGCATCCGCCAATGCGGCGAAAACCGCGTCCGGCAACCGCCGTCCGCTGTCGAATGTGTTGCGCTGCGCAGCGATGAGCGGGGCCAACGCCTGGACGGCCTCGAGCATGCGGCAAACGTGGGCAGGGTCACCGGCATTCACTTCCGGACCGGGACGGGCCGCCGGGCCGTCCGCCTTCGCCGCATAGCCTGGATCGCGCATCGGGCTCTCCTCGAGGTTCAGCACCGCCGCAGCATGATCGTCCGCTTCCCCGAGGTCCTGAATCCATTCCGAAAAAGTTCCAAAAAATGTAGTCTCCGGAGCCATGGCAACACTCCACGAATTCGGGCCCTTCCGCCTCGACGCCGGGGCCGAGATGCTGTTCCGGGAGGCCGAACCGGTCGCGCTCGGGCGGCGCGCGGTGGTGCTGCTTCGGCTGCTTGTCGAGCGGGCCGGATCGCCGGTTTCCAAGGACGCGTTGGTGGAGGCGGCCTGGCCGGGGCTTGCGATCGAGGAGAGCAACCTGACCGTGCAGATCGCCGCCTTGCGGAAGGTATTTGCCGACATCGACGGAGGCGCGAACTGGATCGAGACGCTGCCGCGTCGCGGCTATCGCTACGTCGGCCCGCCGGTTGCGAGCGTATCCGAGCCGGGCTCCTCGGTAACGCCCGAGCCGGCGCTGTCCGGCAAGCCGTCGCTCGCGGTGCTCCCGTTGTCGAATCTGAGCGGCGATCCCGCGCAGGACTATTTTTCCGACGGGATCACGGGAGACATCATCGCGGAACTGTCGCGGTTCAGGTCACTATTCGTCGTCGCCCGTCACTCCAGCTTCGCCTACAAAGGCAGGACAGCCGAGATCAAACGGGTCGGCCGCGAGCTCGGCGTCCGCTACGTGGCCGAAGGGAGTGTGCGCAAGATCGGCAGCCGTGTGCGGGTGACCATCCAGCTGCTCGATGCCGCGAGCGGTTACAATCTCTGGACCGAGCGCTACGACCGCGATCTCGATGACATCTTCGCTCTGCAGGACGAGATTGTACGCGCGATTGTCGCCGCGCTGCCGGGTCGGATGGAGGATGCCGGCCGGGAGGTCGCCAGACGCAAGCCGACCTCCAGCATTACCGCCTATGATCTGGTCCTGCTCGGAAACGAGCGATGGCGTCAATTGACCGTGGATGCCATGGCCCAGGCCAGGGACTATTTTCGATGCGCCGTGGCGCTTGACCCGCAATATGCCCGCGCCCACGTCAACATCGCCTGGACCATCGTCTGTGACGTGTTTCTCGAATCACCCACCACCGCAACTCTGGGCGAGGCGCGGAGTGAGATCGAGAACGCGCTCGATATCGAGGACGGCGACGCCTGGTCTCATGGCGTCTTCGCCCAGTTGCTGTTCCTGCTGAAAGATGACGCCAAGGCCGAAATCCATTTCAGCCGCGCGCTCGCCCTCAATCCAAACGATGCCGATGTCGCCGCCGTTTTCGCCAACATCCTGGTCTACTGGGGACGGTGGCGCGAGGCGCTGATGTGGATCGGGACAGCCAAGCGGCTCAATCCGTTTCCGCCCAACCTGTACCACTGGTATCACGCGCTTGCCCTCTATTCAGGGC
Protein-coding sequences here:
- a CDS encoding GNAT family N-acetyltransferase; the encoded protein is MSVACRPARAQDLEFADALVVSSINDLTERHGFGSMAVSSPPNFQLFCMRDDPDGLWVAEENERILGFAWSWVCGDMWFLAQLFVSPDQQGRSIGNELIKRTIEHAGKSGASNRVLITFSFNTVSQGLYIRHGLLPRFPIYSVSASRDQLIGHLHGPQYDVTPLKPEASTLRRLAQADQRTLGVSREKHHRYLLHEGAATGFNLHDGNDWIGYAYVDAGGHIGPLAVMEPNAVAPALRTALYLAAGSGASRISAFLPGASKAALDAAMAHGMRIKCPMLLMSSREFGNWSQYLPRNPGFM
- a CDS encoding acyl-CoA dehydrogenase family protein, translating into MAPETTFFGTFSEWIQDLGEADDHAAAVLNLEESPMRDPGYAAKADGPAARPGPEVNAGDPAHVCRMLEAVQALAPLIAAQRNTFDSGRRLPDAVFAALADAGLFRLWLPQALGGPELSPFAFMRVVEAASALDGSVGWLVGNGAGMSRIGGYLDEAVAREWYADPRAFVASATGAVGTATAVADGYRVSGRWPFGSGAHHATRFMVLASVRPDDPASPLLCCYLGRADVTILDNWHVSGLRGTGSCDFEARDIFVPAAHAHPFLGLQPTQPGLLYRMPPSSVFAWSICGVPLGIASGAMTSFTELAKGRSGNRAALRDREIVQATVGRTRAMLRAGRALLIDAMTELMAATDTGDQRLVEARADIRIANAHAAETATSITEMLAASAGAVAIFETCTLERAVGDVRAAAKHIAMSPNNYITAGRLALGLDPGTTRF
- a CDS encoding winged helix-turn-helix domain-containing tetratricopeptide repeat protein, with protein sequence MLFREAEPVALGRRAVVLLRLLVERAGSPVSKDALVEAAWPGLAIEESNLTVQIAALRKVFADIDGGANWIETLPRRGYRYVGPPVASVSEPGSSVTPEPALSGKPSLAVLPLSNLSGDPAQDYFSDGITGDIIAELSRFRSLFVVARHSSFAYKGRTAEIKRVGRELGVRYVAEGSVRKIGSRVRVTIQLLDAASGYNLWTERYDRDLDDIFALQDEIVRAIVAALPGRMEDAGREVARRKPTSSITAYDLVLLGNERWRQLTVDAMAQARDYFRCAVALDPQYARAHVNIAWTIVCDVFLESPTTATLGEARSEIENALDIEDGDAWSHGVFAQLLFLLKDDAKAEIHFSRALALNPNDADVAAVFANILVYWGRWREALMWIGTAKRLNPFPPNLYHWYHALALYSGREYEQAVKAVMEARSFDRWSHGLLAACYAQMGRLGEAQAEADAFVSQRCRELNANGNIAPARTLDLAQARAERYRNPSDREHFLDGLRKAGLTG